In Rhodamnia argentea isolate NSW1041297 chromosome 5, ASM2092103v1, whole genome shotgun sequence, the DNA window GAGGAAGGTGAAGCCCCCTCTTAATGTCTTTAAAATATGAGGGGATTGTCCAGAAGGTGTCGAAGCTTTCATCTCCGATGTACAGCCTTCGTACCGTGTTGGAGAAATCGTTCTTGGAACATCATACTCCTATATGACAGGGGAATGTCCAGGTGGGGTCGAAGCTTTCATCTCCGATGTACAGCCTTCCTACTATGTTGGAGAAATCGTTCTCGGGACATCGTACTCCTATATGACATGTAGTCATGTTGAAGAACATGTTGCCGTTCATGTACGGAAATTGtatggaaaaagaaatgttttgATGACTTGAACAGCCGGGCCATTATATGTTGAtttcgactctctctctctctccctctctctcacacacacatatatatatgtatatatattccGAGACCatgtaaaaaattttcatttggattATTTTGGGTCCACAACTTACTACAAATTTCAATCAATACATAAAGGTTGCTCTTAACCATATCTAGCAAGGATACAAAGAAGTTGCTCCAAGCCTCTTTAACATATGAAGACTCGAGCTCGAGCTATGCTTGAGGTTTTAAAAACTGAGTCGGGGAGAACAAGAAAGTCAAAGATGTTAACTCGAAACTCTATGGCTCTAGACAATGCTTGGAAaagaaaactttccaactccgattctcaaaaaattgattttcgttGTACTTACATAAATAGTTTCTCTATTTTTCGAAGAGAAAACTGTTCGCACGAAAGATAATGTTTGGACAACTGCGAATAAAATCAATTAGATCCAAAACAAAAGGCAACGCAATTGATTATGTGGAAAACAAGaaatctttgctttttttttattttaaaaaaaaaagtgattatgTGTATCTCGCGATTGTactactttttttaaattttctcctTCATTTTGTCTTATATACATAACAATTAACGTAGTACATAATAATGTACTTATATATACATACTATTTTGTCACAGTACTTTTTTACATCTAAAAATATCAACATCATTGTTTAAAtggttaatgattttttttttccaaaaggaaaaaactacAGAAATTACGGGCAAATTTATTTTCGCGATGAAGTaactttttcttcattgattgtcgggaaaattctaaaaaatggcctcaagtgttctcattttttcaaataagggcctgaaatagatcttgtttcaaataaaagctcgaATATTCTTTCTGTTTCAAAGAGGTGCCTAACTCGAGTATTTTTGCCTTatcatattttctaaatttttttcttttttctttccattttcctcttttttttcctcttccaccTCGCATGTGGCTGCGGGCTAGGTGCCCTCGCCGACCCGGGTGAGGGACGGCGTCGCCTGCGGTCACGAGGGCTCACCTCGCCCGCCCCAAGTGAAGGACGACCTCATGACCGCGGGCGAGGGGAGCCCTCACCGGATCAGGCAAGATTAGCGAGCCGGACTCGCTTGAATCACATCACAATGCGTTTGGAAATTCCAGTGCCAAGAATTCCGCAACGAGTATATGGTTGTGTTGCAGGCATCTTCTTGAGTTGGTGGGTCGTGATCTGGAACAAGGGAAGGGAAATGGAGGTGAGTTCACTCCATTGACCACCCATTTGGGCAAGGTGAGGCTCCCCTTGCCAACGGCCGCCAGGCCGGTCCTAGCTTAGGTTGCGCGAGGCGAGCCCTCACAGCCGCAAGAAAGGCCGGGTCTCGCTTGTGACGGATGAAGGCGCCTAACTCACGATTACCAAttaggaggaagagaaaaaagggaaaataggagaaaaatcagaaaataaaaaaagataaaaaaataaaaaaaaaaactcttattcaagcctttttttaaaataaatatgacaCTTTACACTCTCATTTAAGATAATAAAAGTATTTGGGGGGCTTTTTTGGAATTTCACATGATTTTCCCCAGGAGATAGATATAGACGGTCCAAAACCCTTTCTCCAACAAAAGCCTCTGCTCGCACCCTCCCCACCGCCGCCCCTCCTGTCTTTCTCTGCGCCGGAGAGTGCGTGCGCGTCCACGGCTGCTTCCTCTGCCTCGCTAAGGTGACGATCTTGTCCTTGCTTCATTACGTTTCAGTCGAGACTCAGGAGGCGGTTCTCGGTGGAATCGACGCGGAACCGTCCCTTTTGAGTCGTTTGCATCTCCTTGTCTAGCTCTCGAGCTAGGGTTCGTCCCCTTTCGATTTCGTAGTTGAAGCTTCAATCGGCGTTTCGACCTCCTGTTTTCTCTTTTCACCTCGTAATACTGGTGTTGGTGAATCTTAGCTCGACCATGTCGACTTAACCTTTCTACTGGTCATGCGGATGCCGTTGGTTGACTGTGGAGCTACACGAGCTACTTATCTGTTGTTTAAATGATGTTGTGAGGGCGAGCCACTTCGACACATCTTGTGAAAAGAGTAATAACTTTTGGTGTTGTGATTCCAGGGAATGGGGGTGAAGGCCAAGAAAGCAATGAAGAAGTCTTTGAAGAAGGCTTCCACGCAGTCGGCGCTTTCTAATAGCAAGACGGAAGATGTCGATTTCTTGGTATGCCGATTTTTTACTTCGacgtctttcttttttttcttttttctttttttttttggtgcttaTGCTTTGTGAGTTTATATCTCTGGTTTTTACGATGAAACTGATTTCTTTTGCATTGAAGCCATTGGAAGGTGGTCCTGGGCATAAGCTTCCTGAGGAGAAACCTTCTGAGAGTACTTCAACCGTTCTTTACATTGGTCGTATACCACATGGTTTCTATGAGAAGGAAATTGAAAGTAATTCTCACTGTTATCTACTGTGTTGGTTTGTTTAAAGGAATGTTGTGGCTGTCGATGATGTTCAGGGGATAACTTCTTTGCCCTTATTGCTTGCTTGCTTCAGGTTACTTCAGTCAGTTTGGTACTATCAAGAGGTTAAGAATTGCCAGGAACAAGAGGGTAAGGCTCTGAAAAGTTGTGACTGCTATTCTTTATGAGGGAGGATAATCTAATATGAGGAGGCTTGCTCGTTTGGCATTTCTGTGAGTAGTGCCAAGGAGGATGCTGTGAGAGTATTATGATATCATTTGTTTTATCATTGCCGtagttttcctttcttgaagCTATCAATTTTCAGCCTTTCATACTGTTAGAAAGCCTTTTCCGCAACTATTTATCTACATCTGTGTGGAAACTACTTTGACATACTCTTATTGTGTGATACGTTTTCTTGCAGACTGGAAAGTCAAAGCATTTTGGTTTCATTGAATTTGAGTCTTCAGAGGTTTGGCTTGTCTGGACATTTGCACTTGTCTGCCGGTGCCTTCATGGACCCATCTATAGGATGATTTGTAAAGTTTCTTTTTACTATTTGCAGGTGGCAAAGATTGTAGCTGAAACTATGCATAATTATCTACTTTTTGAGCACTTATTGCAGGTTTATCTTATCCCTGCAGAGCATGTGCATCCGAAATTGTAAGTTCGATGCACTATTTTGTTTCTGGATTCCTCTTTTTCCCATATACTTTGGACAAACACTCAGTAGTGAAGAAAAAAGCATGCCCCATCTTTCTTGAAAGAATGGCGATGATGTGCGTTCTTATTTATTGGGATTTTTTCATGATTGATTTGCTGATCACCTGCTTTCCTATTCACTCAGATGGAAAGGTTTTAATTACCGGTATAAACCACTGGATCGGGTCCAAGTTCAGCGGAAAAAGCACAACAGGGTAGCTGGAAGATTATTTTAATGTTGTGGTGTTTTCATCTTTTACGAATTAAAGTAAGTCCTATCGTTGAATCCATTTTCGGTTATAATTGTGCAGGAAAGAACACTGGAAGAACATAAGAAGCTGATCGAAGGAATTATGAAACgtgataaaaaaagaaggaaaaagatagaGGAGGCTGGTATCGATTATGAATGTCCAGATATTGTAAGAAGCAACCGCCTTTCTTTTACTTGGATATTTTAAGTGTTTCATGCTTTAGTTTCATGGTTTCTTATGATGACTTGAGTGTGATTATGTATACGCGCTCCCATGCGCAGATTGATCAATCCTCGCGTTGGTTTCATAAGATCTGCTTCTTATTGTTGTGTTCTCTTGATATGTAGGTGGGTGACACCCAGGCAGCGCCAAAGAAGATCAGGTTTGATGAAGAGTAGCCCTGTTGCAAAacatgtttttcttgttttctgttTTCACTTTTCTTGTAAACGATGAAAGAGTTATAGTGGTAATGTCAACTCAATCCTTAATGTGCTTGCAATTCCTTTCTGCCTCATTATTATTAATTCCGTCGGCTTTTGAAGTAGGTAAGTTAGGGCGACTTATTTTTATGGAAAAGCAGAAAGGTTGAAGCACATTAAGAGATGCTTTGAGTTATATTTTCCGTGCCTTCGATGGTTGAGATGATTTGGAAGGAATGGTCCCGGAGCATCTAATAAAAGCACCCGGTTATTAGTTTGGCTACTTCTAAAGTTCCTCGTTAGCGTTAAATTAGGTTGCACAAGGTTTTCAAAATGTCAATACTTATTGTTGTTGAAGTATTTGACTATCAAGACATCATCTTTTGTAGCTTAAAGCTTTTGTGTATTGACATGGTCTCGCTTGGAATCTATACGATATCAAAGCAGCAGATTGTGCTCGGATCTTCAAGCTAGGCATGTTCTGCCTCACAAAAAATTGTTCTTTGCGTTTCTAAGATTAGGATTTGAACACCTTTCAGCCACTGGCACTTAAGAGTGAAGCTCGGCAATTACCCTCGACCAATTCGTAGTATTTTGGATCAGCCAGGGCAAGTGAAACTATACAATATATGCACGTCATTCCTTGAAACGTGTCTGTCATTTTAATGGAGGATTAGCAGTGGATGTGCGACTATCCTTTTCCGAAGCCAATTGATGAAACTTTGAGCTTTAGACTATTTGAACAATGAGTAGTTCAGGCGAGCTCAGACGTTAagatttcaaattaaaaagCGACTTCTTATCAAGCGTTCTCTT includes these proteins:
- the LOC115754680 gene encoding uncharacterized RNA-binding protein C1827.05c: MGVKAKKAMKKSLKKASTQSALSNSKTEDVDFLPLEGGPGHKLPEEKPSESTSTVLYIGRIPHGFYEKEIESYFSQFGTIKRLRIARNKRTGKSKHFGFIEFESSEVAKIVAETMHNYLLFEHLLQVYLIPAEHVHPKLWKGFNYRYKPLDRVQVQRKKHNRERTLEEHKKLIEGIMKRDKKRRKKIEEAGIDYECPDIVGDTQAAPKKIRFDEE